AACGCAAAGCCGCCTTCAGCCCCTCCCGTAACTGACGGTGTAATGTACTCTTTCATGATGATATTGCTCCTTTCTTCAGACGTATTAATTTCTTCCATTGCATATCGCGTATGAAACTCACTATATCGCGTTCGAGGGTCTCGCGGTCAACTTCATACTCACCGAGAATTTCAGCGCAAAGCCCTTCAATCGTCATATTGCCGTCAAGAATATTCCACATTTCCCGCGCCGTTCCGTTGAGGTAATATATCTCGCTGTTACGGTTCGAGGCTATGAGAAATTCGCCTTCATTGCGAGTCTTCAAGGCACTGTGAACGGGGATATAATCCTTCAGGAAATCATATGCCGCTGTCATTGCCTTACTCCATTACGCACTCAGGCACACGCAAGTCAGACGAAAAAATCCGGTGTGCGTCCATAGCGTTTTTCACAGCCTTTGCGATTGCATAGCCTCCCACCATCGCAAGCCCTACAGCAAGAGGCACAACCCTTCCCCCGGCGGTCTCTGCTATATTTGTTACTTCCGGCTTCCTGTACTCCCTCAAGATATATATTCCTCCTCTCTATAATCTCACGTCAGCGTCAGAATAATTCCTCAGCCCGTGATTGATTTCCTCCTCATCCTCCCATGAGGCTACATACTTCAATACTTCCGGCCTCGTCCAAGCGTCATGGGCTTTGGCATTCCACACGTCAAAAAAATCATCCTCAATCACATTCCCGATGACGAACGGCGCAACGCAGTCCAGCCTTATATCACCGTTCGGGCGGATAATCGCTCCCGTGTTGGGCGTACTCATGTCCCGCAGAAGCTGTATCTTTGTCCCGGAGCTTCTCTGTACCGACATTCTCCCGGCGTATTTCTGCGTGTTGACGCTGACGGCCTCGCCGAGAATATTGCGCTGTTCCCGCGTCATCATGATTTCGGGATTGAGCCAGCTCCGTCCGCTTGGCATGACCTCGCCCAGAATTATCCCGGACGCGCCTAACTCGTAGGCAAGCTCGCACATTGAGTCGACCTCGTGAAGGTTCGCGGGGGTTACTGTGTGGGCTATCGTTACGGGGATTCCCAGATTCGTCAGCATGAAGACGGCCTCCACTGCCTTGTCCCAGCTTCCCGCCCTCTGCCTGAAGTCATCATGCCTTTCACGTGTAACTCCGTCTATTGAGACCTGAAACCACTTCCAGCGGTATTTTGTGAAACGCCTGGCCTTTTCCTGAGTCATCAATAAGCCGTTGGAGATTACGAGAAATGATGTCCCGTCATCGTGAAGGATGTCCATAATTCCGAAAAGGTCATCGCCCAATAACAGCGGCTCGCCTCCCGATATAACGCACTGG
This genomic stretch from Synergistaceae bacterium harbors:
- a CDS encoding radical SAM protein, with translation MRDWAKINFVRDRKAANDEAENIRNLVANHLYPERFTMPLTLQFELTAHCNVHCKHCYNVSGEDNSGHDPMTPERWKDFARYIVNHGGIFQCVISGGEPLLLGDDLFGIMDILHDDGTSFLVISNGLLMTQEKARRFTKYRWKWFQVSIDGVTRERHDDFRQRAGSWDKAVEAVFMLTNLGIPVTIAHTVTPANLHEVDSMCELAYELGASGIILGEVMPSGRSWLNPEIMMTREQRNILGEAVSVNTQKYAGRMSVQRSSGTKIQLLRDMSTPNTGAIIRPNGDIRLDCVAPFVIGNVIEDDFFDVWNAKAHDAWTRPEVLKYVASWEDEEEINHGLRNYSDADVRL
- a CDS encoding PqqD family protein, whose product is MTAAYDFLKDYIPVHSALKTRNEGEFLIASNRNSEIYYLNGTAREMWNILDGNMTIEGLCAEILGEYEVDRETLERDIVSFIRDMQWKKLIRLKKGAISS